The region GGACGTGCACGCCGTGACCAATCCGGCCGACGGTCTCTCGCCGCTGCGCGGCGTCGTCGTCGGGCTGATCGCCGTACTGGCCCTCATCGGGCTCATCGAGCTGCTGACCGCGGTCGGCGGCACCGTGCGCGAGGGCGAACGGGATCTGTTGGCGCTCAAGGCCATCGGGCTGTCCCCGCGGCAGATCACGGCGGTCACCGTCACGGCCACCGCCTGCACCGCGCTGGCAGCGGTCCTCGCGGGTACGGCGCTGGGACTGCCTCTGGCGCACTGGCTGATCGACGTCCAGGGGAAGTCGAGTGGGATCGGCGCCGGTATCGCCCGGGGGCCGTCCCCCCTCCTGCTGTCGCTGTTCGGTCTGGCCGCGGTCCTGGGCGCCGCCGCCCTCGCCGCGCTCCCCGCGGGCCGCGCCGCCCGACGACGGCTCGCGGACACCCTGAGCGCGGTGGCCTGAGCCCGGGACCCGAACGCGGTCAGAACCCGTGCGGGTTCTGCTGGTTGTACGGGTTCTGTGGTCCTTGGTTGTAGGGGTTCTGCGGGCCTTGGTTGTACGGGTTCCGCTGCCCCGGCGCATAGGGGTTGCCCTGGTTGTACGTGTACGCCGGACCCGGCCCGTACGGGTTGCCCTGCGGCGGGAGGTACCCGTACGGCGGGGCGGGCGGAGCCGACGGGACAGGCGGAGGCAGTGTGGCCGGATGTGCCCCCAGCCGTATCCCGTGCCGCCTGCGCAACCGGTACATCTCCAGCGCGGCAATCGCCGTGACCGTCACCGGCGCCCCCAGAATGAAGACGACCCCCATCCCGAGACTGAGCCCGTGCAGATCCCCCGTGGCGAGGTCAGGAAGGGCCATCAGCCACGTCGTCACGGTGGCGAGCAACGGCGGCAGACACCGATGCACCGCGGCCGTACCGAAGAAGTTGCCGGACACCTTCACCGCACCCGAGCCGACGAACCCGGTCAGCCAGATCGCCACCAGCCCCAGCACCAGGGCGAATCCTCCGACCCCGGCGGCAAGCCACCACGTCAGCACCGTCAGGACGATGGACCCGACGAAGGCCAGCAGCAGCTTGAACGAGTTGCCGAGCGGCACCCGCAGCTGCCGGACCGTCCCGGTGCGCCGCCAGACGAGGAGCATCGCCCCGACGGTCAACGGCGTGATGAACAGCAGCACGACGGACGCCGTCAGCATGTTCTGCAGCATCTCCGTGAAGGCGAACCCGCCTTGCACGAAGGTGTAGACACCGACCGCCGCGACCGCCCCGGCGATGACCCGTACCCGCTTGAGCCGCTCCACCCCCGGATCGACCGCCTCCGGGATCCACGCCGGATGGAACACCGCCTCCGCGACCCGCTTCGGCTTCAGGAACGACCTCGCCGTCAGCCTGCCGCCCGTCCAACTCCCTCGCGAACCAGTCAACTTCCGCTCCCCCGAGCCTTCATCCGCTTGATCGCCCGGGAGTCTACGGGAAGCGGGCGGACTCCCACCGCCCGCTTTCCGTGACCCACGCGCGACCGCGCCTACCGGCCGCGCAGCTCTCGGTACTTCGCGACGAGCGCCTTCGTCGACTCGTCCAGGCCCGGCACGTCCGCACCCTCGGTCAGCGCGGGTTCGACCCGCTTGGCGAGGACCTTGCCGAGCTCGACACCCCACTGGTCGAAGGAGTCGATGTTCCAGACCGCGCCCTGGACGAACACCTTGTGTTCGTAGAGGGCGACCAACTGGCCGAGCACCGAGGGCGACAGCTTCCTCGCGAGGATCGTCGTCGTCGGGTGATTGCCCTTGAACGTCTTGTGCGGGACCAGTTCCTCGGCCACGCCCTCGGCGCGCACCTCGTCCGGCGTCTTGCCGAAGGCGAGGGCCTGGGTCTGCGCGAAGAAGTTCGCCATCAGCAGGTCGTGCTGGGCGACCAGGCCCGGCAGCAGATCGGCGACCGGCTCGGCGAAACCGATGAAGTCCGCCGGGATCAGCTTCGTGCCCTGGTGGATGAGCTGGTAGTAGGCGTGCTGCCCGTTGGTGCCGGGCGTCCCCCACACGACCGGGCCGGTCTCCCACTCCACGTCGTGCCCGTCGCGCTCCACGGACTTGCCGTTGGACTCCATGTCCAGCTGCTGCAGATACGCCGTGAACTTGGACAGGTAGTGCGAGTACGGCAGCACCGCGTGCGACTGGGCGTCGTGGAAGTTGCCGTACCAGATGCCCAACAGGCCCATCAGCAGAGGCACATTGGTCTCGGCGGGCGCGGTGCGGAAGTGCTCGTCGACGAGATGGAACCCGTCGAGCATCTCCCGGAAGCGGTCCGGCCCGATCGCGATCATCAGGGACAGACCGATCGCGGAGTCGTATGAGTAGCGTCCGCCGACCCAGTCCCAGAACTCGAACATGTTGGCCGTGTCGATACCGAAGTCGGAGACCTTCTCGGCGTTGGTCGACAGCGCCACGAAGTGCTTGGCCACGGCCTCCTGATCGGCCTTCAGCTCGGTCAGCAGCCAGTTGCGCGCGGAGGTCGCGTTGGTGATCGTCTCGATCGTGGTGAACGTCTTCGAGGCGATGATGAACAGCGTCTCGGCCGGGTCGAGGTCGCGGACGGCCTCGTGCAGGTCGGCGCCGTCCACGTTCGACACGAACCGCACGG is a window of Streptomyces sp. NBC_00271 DNA encoding:
- the pgi gene encoding glucose-6-phosphate isomerase, coding for MNADSRARLNQTPEWTALAKHREELAETHLRDLFATDPGRGTGYTLQVGDLHVDYSKHLVTDDTLRLLRELAAATDVFGLRDAMFRGEKINVTENRAVLHVALRAPRDAVIEVDGENVVPAVHAVLDKMADFAERVRSGEWTGHTGKRIKNVVNIGIGGSDLGPAMAYEALRAFTDRSLTVRFVSNVDGADLHEAVRDLDPAETLFIIASKTFTTIETITNATSARNWLLTELKADQEAVAKHFVALSTNAEKVSDFGIDTANMFEFWDWVGGRYSYDSAIGLSLMIAIGPDRFREMLDGFHLVDEHFRTAPAETNVPLLMGLLGIWYGNFHDAQSHAVLPYSHYLSKFTAYLQQLDMESNGKSVERDGHDVEWETGPVVWGTPGTNGQHAYYQLIHQGTKLIPADFIGFAEPVADLLPGLVAQHDLLMANFFAQTQALAFGKTPDEVRAEGVAEELVPHKTFKGNHPTTTILARKLSPSVLGQLVALYEHKVFVQGAVWNIDSFDQWGVELGKVLAKRVEPALTEGADVPGLDESTKALVAKYRELRGR